Proteins found in one Rhodobacteraceae bacterium D3-12 genomic segment:
- a CDS encoding tripartite tricarboxylate transporter substrate binding protein — protein sequence MKTKLRTAVTSFLLSIAGAVTLSGPALAEADYPTRAITLYVGYKAGGATDTVGRVVAKTLSRELGQPVNVVNRPGAGASMSVKQVSAMKPDGYSLVFNPSDAFTWNPLLNKSLNFTPDDFEYAGTITAYQYGMASPVDRPFNTMREFVDYARENPGLKFATLGPAANMVMEYIEKTEGIELSYVPVVGGSGMINMVMSGQADIALSGGIHVRFPDKVKLIGALTSDRHASNPGVPTFKEQGIPIATDVVTVLAAPKGTSPEIMEKLSKALFAATTDPDVLKMSETMSFPISYRNAADASAEMQAQWKLFKAMTETIGKTNN from the coding sequence ATGAAGACCAAGCTGAGAACCGCTGTAACTTCGTTTTTGCTTTCAATTGCAGGTGCTGTGACCCTGTCAGGTCCGGCACTTGCAGAGGCGGATTATCCGACGCGAGCGATCACTTTGTATGTCGGGTATAAAGCTGGCGGTGCGACGGACACCGTAGGCCGGGTTGTCGCAAAAACCCTAAGTCGCGAGTTGGGGCAGCCCGTGAACGTCGTTAACCGGCCGGGGGCAGGTGCGAGCATGTCGGTCAAGCAGGTTTCGGCGATGAAACCTGACGGCTATTCCCTCGTTTTCAATCCATCGGATGCGTTCACATGGAACCCGCTGCTTAACAAAAGTCTCAACTTTACGCCTGATGATTTTGAATATGCAGGCACGATTACCGCTTACCAATACGGCATGGCTTCGCCGGTTGATCGCCCTTTCAACACAATGCGCGAGTTCGTCGACTATGCGCGTGAAAACCCCGGTCTTAAATTCGCAACGCTGGGCCCGGCGGCAAACATGGTGATGGAATACATCGAGAAGACCGAAGGCATCGAATTGTCCTATGTGCCAGTCGTCGGCGGAAGCGGCATGATCAATATGGTGATGAGCGGCCAGGCGGATATTGCCCTGAGCGGCGGCATTCACGTGCGCTTCCCTGATAAAGTGAAATTGATCGGTGCGCTCACATCAGACCGACATGCAAGCAACCCCGGTGTGCCGACCTTCAAGGAACAGGGGATCCCGATCGCAACGGATGTTGTGACTGTCCTTGCTGCGCCGAAGGGAACATCGCCCGAGATCATGGAAAAACTGTCCAAAGCGCTCTTTGCTGCGACAACCGATCCCGATGTGCTCAAAATGTCGGAAACCATGTCTTTTCCAATCTCGTATCGCAACGCGGCTGATGCATCAGCAGAGATGCAGGCGCAGTGGAAATTGTTCAAAGCGATGACCGAGACCATTGGCAAAACAAACAACTAA